The DNA window CTCATTTCCAGCCCAAAAAGCAGTTTCATGAGTATATCTATAAACGAGCTCTTTACCTAAAGTATATTGTGGCTTTACATTTTTAATTGCTGTACGCAAATTATTGTTCTGTATAATTAAAGTATTAACGGTCTGTAGTGGGTTATTAAGATTTAAGCTGTTTGAATTTATTGAAATATCTACACTTTGTTTTCCTGCGATAAACCTCACATCTCTGGAACGTTTTACGGCAACACCTACGCCAACTTTTTGTTCATAAATCATAAATTTTCTAGTAAAAACGAGTTCTCTATCATCATTAAAAATTGAAATTATATAATTCCCCGTTTTAGTCAATGCTCGTGTTTGTGCATTAGGAATTTGTAGTCTATAATGAGAATATAATTGATAAGCATTATATGAGTTGTCATAATTTACAATTCTAAAATCATCAAATCCTTTCATGTATTCCATTTTTACAAGGTTAGATTTTGTCCAATCGTAATTATAATGTTCTATGGTATAGTAAAAATCAGGTTCAGAAGCTAATAAAGCATCAAACTCCAAATAAAATGGTTCATTTAATCTCAAAATTGGCAATTCTCCTTGCTGTGTATTTCTACTTTTAAAAGTAATTGTTTTAATATAATTTGGAGGATTTATTTCTTCAACTTGAGCCATCATAAATAATGGCAAACAAAAAGCGAATAAAAATAGAGTACTAAATTTCATTTTAAGATAGTTTTATAAGTAAAGATATACAAAATCCATGCCTTTATTAAGTGTATAAACGGTATTTCACAATGTTTATTGAATATTAAATCAACGCCCTTTAAAAGCACTTAAAACAATTGCAGTAGCTGTAGCCACATTTAAACTTTCTGTAGCTTTCAAATCTCCAAACCTTGGGATACCAATTTTTTTAGAGATTAAACGTTCAATTTTTTTAGAAATACCATTGGCTTCATTACCCATTATTATGACTCCTTCTTGTGGTAATGCTTCTGAATAAATACTATTCCCATCCATAAACGTACCAAAAGTTTCAAGTTTAGTGTGTTCAAGGTACCTTTCTAAATTTGTATAATTAATTTGTATTCGCGTTAACGAACCCATTGTAGCTTGTACTACTTTAGGATTATAACAATCTACAGTTTCTAAACTACAAATGAGTTTTTCTATTCCAAACCAATCACATAATCGTATAATGGTTCCTAAATTCCCTGGATCTCTAACATCATCAAGCGCTAAAACTAATGAAGATTCTAGAACAGGTTTAGGCTTAGGTATTCTAAAAATAGCCAGCCCTGTATTTGGAGTTTTTAATGCACTAATTCTTTGAAGATCTTTAGGCGAAATTAACGTTGTTTCAACATCAAAAATAGCATCAGTAGCGAATAATTGATAGAGCTCAAAATCTGAATTTAAAAATTCACGAATCCCTTTTACACCTTCAACTAAAAAAAGTTGTTCTTGGTGTCTAAACTTTTTTTGATTTAAGGATTTAATTAACTTAATATCATTTTTTGTTATACTCAAAATGTATTTACTTTTGTTTCTTGTATTGAATTTACAAAGTAATACTTTTTTGGTCTATTTTTTGTTATGCTATAGCACATTAAAACAGTACATTTGAATTACGTCGTTTTTCTAATTAATTTTTTTTGAAAAAAAGCCTCTACTACATATCGTTTCTCTTAATATCTATCACCTTTGCAACCTCATGTAACGTAATGAAGCATGTAGGCGAAAATGAGCATTTATTAACAGAAAACACGGTCTTAGTTGATGATAAAAAAGATAAGACTGAAACCATTGACAATCTTATTTACCAAAAGCCTAATGGTGAATTATTAGGGATTCCGCTTCGACTACACATATTTAATTTGGCAAGACCTAATATCGATTCCATTTTAAATGACAAATACAGAAATCCTGAAAACCCAAGAACTGGACAAAAAAAGTTGCTCTCATTAAAACAATATGAAGCTTTAATTAATTCAAAAAAAGGGTTTAATACATGGCTAAAAAAAACAGGTGAAGCGCCTGTAATTTTCAATGATTTAAAAGCGGAAAAAACAGCAGCAGGACTTAAAAAATATTTTTACAGTAAAGGCTGGTTTAACGTTAATACATCTTATGACGTTGAAAAAGATAGCACTCAAAAAGCAAGTGTAACTTATAAAGTAGTTCGAGGTAATCCTTTTTATTTAGATTCTATTACAACTAGTATTGCATCTCCAGTTGTTGATTCCTTATATCGTAAAAAATTTAAAGAAAATTCACTCATAAAACAAGGGCAACAATTTGATGAATTGAATTACACCAAAGAGCGAAACAGACTTACAGCAGAATTAAGAAATTCTGGTTTATATCATTTTGGTCAAGATTATATTAGATTTGATATTGACACTATTCTGCCAGGCGATAAAGTCAATACAGAATTGATTATAGAAAATAGAGCGATTCGATCTGAAGATTCT is part of the Psychroserpens ponticola genome and encodes:
- a CDS encoding type IX secretion system plug protein is translated as MKFSTLFLFAFCLPLFMMAQVEEINPPNYIKTITFKSRNTQQGELPILRLNEPFYLEFDALLASEPDFYYTIEHYNYDWTKSNLVKMEYMKGFDDFRIVNYDNSYNAYQLYSHYRLQIPNAQTRALTKTGNYIISIFNDDRELVFTRKFMIYEQKVGVGVAVKRSRDVRFIAGKQSVDISINSNSLNLNNPLQTVNTLIIQNNNLRTAIKNVKPQYTLGKELVYRYTHETAFWAGNEFRFFENKDVRAANIGVQFVDLKDIYHNYLFVNSERGSRPYTYNPDINGNFLINAIDVENVSIEADYTMTHFALAYPELTDGSKVYIYGNFNNYALEEMNRMVFNSDENFYQAAFKLKQGFYNYKYVIVDSEGNLDEGRISGNFWQTENNYKVLVYYRDLGARYDKLIGFGESTSVNISN
- a CDS encoding TrmH family RNA methyltransferase → MSITKNDIKLIKSLNQKKFRHQEQLFLVEGVKGIREFLNSDFELYQLFATDAIFDVETTLISPKDLQRISALKTPNTGLAIFRIPKPKPVLESSLVLALDDVRDPGNLGTIIRLCDWFGIEKLICSLETVDCYNPKVVQATMGSLTRIQINYTNLERYLEHTKLETFGTFMDGNSIYSEALPQEGVIIMGNEANGISKKIERLISKKIGIPRFGDLKATESLNVATATAIVLSAFKGR